A DNA window from Legionella sp. MW5194 contains the following coding sequences:
- the murA gene encoding UDP-N-acetylglucosamine 1-carboxyvinyltransferase, with product MDKLVINGGKALNGEVVISGAKNSALPIMAATLLATDNVTIANVPHLKDVTTMMELLGQLGAHLIVDEKMNVQISASQVNEFVAPYELVKTMRASILVLGPLLARFGRADVSLPGGCAIGTRPVDLHLKALKAMGAEITVKNGYIKARCRRGRLQGKPLVFDTVTVTGTENVLMAAVLAEGKTIIKNAAREPEVVDLANFLIQMGAQISGAGTPTIEVEGVEALRGGNYTVMPDRIEAGTYLTAGAITRGKVTVRRVKPDNLLSMLCKFEEAGAELTLGEDWVTLNMHGLRPQAVNIATAPYPAFPTDMQAQFMALNAIADGASSVIETIFENRFMHVQELQRMGAQIRLNGNTAMINGVERLTGAPVMATDLRASASLILAGLAAEGETFVERIYHVDRGYERIEEKLSTLGADIRRASSR from the coding sequence ATGGATAAATTAGTGATTAACGGCGGCAAGGCATTAAACGGGGAAGTGGTCATATCGGGTGCAAAAAATTCAGCGCTCCCTATCATGGCGGCCACCTTGCTGGCAACGGACAACGTCACCATCGCCAACGTCCCCCACTTGAAAGACGTGACCACCATGATGGAGTTATTAGGCCAATTGGGCGCGCACCTCATTGTGGATGAAAAAATGAACGTGCAGATTTCTGCCAGTCAGGTGAATGAATTTGTCGCACCCTATGAACTGGTTAAAACCATGCGCGCATCCATTCTGGTCTTAGGCCCCTTATTGGCGCGTTTCGGCCGCGCGGATGTTTCTCTGCCCGGCGGTTGTGCGATTGGTACCCGCCCGGTTGATTTGCATCTGAAAGCACTCAAAGCCATGGGCGCCGAGATTACCGTTAAGAATGGGTACATTAAGGCCCGCTGTCGACGCGGCCGCCTGCAGGGTAAACCCCTGGTGTTTGATACAGTGACTGTGACCGGCACAGAAAACGTGCTGATGGCTGCCGTGCTGGCCGAAGGGAAAACCATCATTAAAAATGCGGCCCGTGAACCGGAAGTGGTTGATTTGGCCAATTTCCTGATTCAGATGGGTGCGCAAATCAGCGGCGCGGGTACGCCCACCATTGAAGTGGAAGGCGTTGAAGCCCTGCGCGGTGGCAACTACACGGTGATGCCCGATCGCATTGAAGCCGGGACCTATTTAACCGCAGGCGCCATTACCCGCGGCAAGGTCACGGTCCGACGCGTTAAGCCGGATAACCTGTTGTCCATGTTGTGCAAATTTGAAGAGGCCGGGGCTGAATTGACCCTGGGTGAAGACTGGGTCACCTTAAACATGCACGGCCTGCGTCCCCAGGCAGTTAATATCGCAACCGCCCCGTATCCGGCGTTCCCTACCGACATGCAGGCTCAATTCATGGCGCTCAATGCCATTGCGGACGGTGCGTCGTCGGTGATTGAAACCATTTTTGAAAATCGCTTCATGCACGTGCAGGAACTGCAACGCATGGGTGCGCAAATCCGCTTGAACGGCAATACCGCCATGATCAACGGCGTTGAAAGGCTGACCGGTGCGCCGGTGATGGCCACGGATCTGCGGGCCTCAGCCAGTTTGATTCTGGCCGGTCTTGCGGCCGAAGGCGAAACCTTTGTCGAGCGCATTTACCATGTGGATCGCGGCTATGAGCGCATTGAAGAAAAATTATCCACGTTGGGCGCAGACATCCGGCGAGCGTCATCGCGGTGA
- the mlaD gene encoding outer membrane lipid asymmetry maintenance protein MlaD — translation MSKQRYIDISVGLFMLLGLLAFFVMAMKVSGISSFSSTKGYQVTADFTDIGGLKVRAPVTIAGVRIGEVTRIELQPGELNAKVTMLLRSDKPIPYEDVSARILTEGLLGSNYISIVPGFEDEGEGKHPYLREGDVIAKTQEAIILENLIGQLLFNIKK, via the coding sequence ATGAGCAAGCAACGGTACATTGATATCAGTGTTGGACTCTTTATGCTGTTGGGTTTACTGGCTTTCTTTGTCATGGCGATGAAGGTAAGTGGTATTTCAAGCTTTTCATCCACAAAAGGCTATCAGGTAACGGCTGATTTTACCGACATTGGCGGATTAAAAGTGCGTGCGCCAGTGACCATTGCCGGAGTTAGAATTGGCGAAGTGACGCGCATTGAACTTCAGCCGGGGGAGCTTAATGCCAAGGTAACCATGCTGCTTCGCAGCGACAAGCCCATTCCCTACGAGGATGTGTCGGCACGCATCCTGACGGAAGGGCTGCTGGGGTCAAACTACATCAGTATTGTCCCCGGTTTTGAGGATGAAGGCGAGGGCAAACACCCCTACCTTCGTGAGGGGGATGTGATTGCCAAAACTCAGGAAGCCATCATCCTTGAGAATTTAATTGGGCAACTCTTATTCAATATTAAGAAATAG
- a CDS encoding KpsF/GutQ family sugar-phosphate isomerase, producing MNFCQLGLAVIETEAKAVFDLTQRIDERFEKACEILLACKGRVVVTGMGKSGHIANKIAATLASTGTPAFFMHPGEACHGDLGMITRQDVVLAISNSGNTSEIVVLLPLLKRLEIPLIALTGNTQSTLAKTADVNLDISIEQEACPLGLAPTTSTTVSLVMGDALAIALLQAKGFSAEDFALSHPGGALGRRLLLKIDELCHRGEELPLVNERATISEALIEVTAKKLGMTCVVDSHGRLTGVYTDGDIRRTLTRHFDINTTPLTEVMSRQCKTIKAGTLAAEALAIMQKYTITSLVVIDEEQKPTAVIHLHDLLRAGVF from the coding sequence ATGAATTTTTGCCAATTGGGTCTTGCCGTCATCGAAACCGAGGCGAAAGCCGTTTTTGACTTGACACAACGCATCGACGAACGCTTTGAAAAAGCCTGCGAAATCTTGCTGGCCTGCAAAGGCCGTGTGGTTGTCACCGGTATGGGAAAATCCGGTCATATTGCCAATAAAATTGCGGCTACCCTGGCCAGCACCGGCACGCCTGCCTTTTTCATGCACCCCGGCGAAGCCTGTCATGGCGATTTGGGTATGATTACCCGGCAGGATGTGGTCTTGGCCATTTCCAATTCCGGCAATACCAGTGAAATCGTGGTTCTCCTGCCTCTCTTGAAACGGTTAGAGATCCCCTTGATTGCCCTAACCGGCAACACCCAGTCGACACTGGCTAAAACCGCCGATGTGAATCTGGACATCAGCATTGAACAGGAAGCCTGCCCACTTGGCCTTGCGCCGACCACCAGTACCACCGTGTCGCTGGTCATGGGAGATGCCTTAGCCATTGCGCTGCTGCAGGCGAAAGGCTTTAGCGCTGAAGATTTTGCCCTTTCCCACCCCGGCGGTGCATTGGGGCGGCGCCTGTTGCTTAAAATTGATGAACTCTGCCACCGCGGCGAGGAATTGCCGCTGGTCAACGAACGCGCCACCATCAGCGAAGCGCTGATTGAAGTCACCGCAAAAAAACTGGGAATGACCTGTGTGGTGGATAGCCATGGCCGTTTAACCGGTGTTTATACTGACGGGGACATTCGACGCACCCTCACCAGGCATTTTGACATCAATACCACGCCGCTGACGGAGGTCATGAGCCGGCAGTGCAAAACCATCAAGGCAGGGACACTGGCAGCCGAGGCCCTGGCCATTATGCAAAAATACACCATCACCTCCCTGGTGGTTATTGATGAGGAACAAAAACCCACTGCCGTTATCCATCTTCATGACCTGCTGCGCGCGGGTGTTTTTTAA
- the kdsC gene encoding 3-deoxy-manno-octulosonate-8-phosphatase KdsC — MNNLIEKAKKIRCLICDVDGVLTDGLLYLDNHGNELKAFHVQDGMGLKLLMAAGIEVAVITTARNAVIDHRMQQLGITHYFKGQVDKRSAFEQLRERLGFALDEIAYIGDDLPDLPIIQRVGLGIAVGNAVRQVKEFAAWVTDQHGGRGAVREVCDLLLSAQQKQDAALAGYFAS, encoded by the coding sequence ATGAACAACCTGATTGAAAAAGCAAAAAAAATTCGATGCCTCATCTGTGATGTCGATGGGGTTTTAACCGACGGTCTGCTGTACCTTGATAACCATGGCAATGAATTAAAGGCCTTTCATGTCCAGGACGGCATGGGACTCAAACTGTTAATGGCCGCGGGCATTGAAGTCGCCGTCATTACCACGGCCCGCAATGCCGTGATTGATCATCGCATGCAGCAATTAGGCATTACGCACTACTTTAAAGGCCAGGTCGACAAGCGCAGCGCTTTTGAGCAGCTGCGGGAGCGTCTGGGCTTTGCTCTGGATGAAATCGCCTACATCGGCGATGATCTGCCTGATTTACCGATTATTCAACGCGTCGGCTTGGGCATTGCTGTGGGCAATGCGGTCAGGCAGGTCAAGGAATTTGCCGCCTGGGTAACCGATCAGCATGGTGGCCGTGGCGCGGTGCGGGAAGTCTGCGATTTGTTACTCAGCGCCCAGCAGAAACAGGATGCCGCTTTAGCGGGGTATTTCGCCTCATGA
- a CDS encoding Nif3-like dinuclear metal center hexameric protein, translated as MITRQVLVDYLHTLLAVSDFNDYAPNGLQVEGQASIRRICTAVTASEAVIRQAAAVKADALLVHHGYFWRGEPPTITGMKGRRISELLHHQINLLAYHLPLDCHPELGNNAQLAKRLSVDEVTAHKAGGIDHLLWSGTLNKSLSVSELAKQLGDALGRDPLVIASGDKAIQRLAWCSGGAQDYIEDAYRLGVDAYFSGEVSERTYYQAKELGIHYFACGHHATERYGIQALGAHLADTFDVQHQFIDSDNPV; from the coding sequence GTGATCACGCGTCAGGTGTTAGTCGATTACCTTCATACCCTGCTTGCGGTCAGTGACTTTAATGACTACGCACCGAATGGGTTACAGGTTGAAGGCCAGGCGTCCATCCGGCGCATCTGTACCGCGGTAACCGCGAGCGAAGCGGTTATTCGACAGGCAGCGGCTGTTAAAGCCGATGCCTTGCTGGTTCATCATGGCTATTTCTGGCGCGGAGAGCCGCCGACCATTACCGGCATGAAGGGACGTCGCATCAGCGAATTGCTGCACCATCAAATCAATTTACTGGCCTATCATCTCCCCCTGGATTGCCATCCTGAATTAGGCAATAACGCGCAATTGGCGAAACGGCTTTCGGTTGATGAGGTGACTGCACACAAAGCCGGAGGCATCGACCACCTGCTTTGGTCAGGCACGCTGAATAAATCACTGTCGGTTAGCGAATTGGCAAAGCAGCTTGGTGACGCATTGGGACGGGACCCGCTGGTCATTGCCAGCGGCGACAAAGCCATCCAGCGTCTGGCCTGGTGCAGCGGCGGCGCGCAGGACTACATTGAGGATGCTTATCGACTGGGTGTAGATGCCTATTTCAGTGGCGAAGTCTCCGAGCGAACCTATTATCAGGCCAAGGAATTGGGTATACATTATTTTGCCTGCGGCCATCATGCCACGGAACGTTATGGCATACAGGCTTTGGGTGCGCACCTGGCTGACACATTTGATGTACAGCATCAATTCATTGACAGTGACAATCCTGTCTGA
- a CDS encoding decaprenyl-phosphate phosphoribosyltransferase yields MTSIKQFFYLLRFSHWSKSAFVFLGVIYSGTMDYLVDAVLAALSFCLIASAVYIYNDFQDMDEDRLHPHKRLRPLASGEISLDIAFGTLVMLLLVGLLIAWSVSMTLALILAVYLLINLAYNHVLKNIPILDVLSIASGFMLRVLAGTIGIGLPISWWLTITATLVSLLIALGKRRLEKQLGLKYETRPVLKKYSTRALDFLITGVAVSCFVAYLLYTLFVHDEAFYFLLTLPFAAIGLWRFAWFTMQDSDSDDPVSLFFSDNLSRFNLLCFVLLTLVALSPLGVLNQ; encoded by the coding sequence ATGACGTCCATCAAGCAATTTTTTTATCTGCTTCGCTTTTCCCATTGGAGCAAGTCTGCTTTTGTTTTCCTCGGGGTTATTTATTCGGGCACAATGGATTACCTTGTCGATGCTGTTCTTGCCGCACTGTCTTTCTGCCTCATCGCCAGTGCTGTGTATATTTACAATGACTTTCAGGACATGGACGAGGACAGGCTGCATCCCCACAAGCGCTTAAGGCCTTTGGCCAGTGGCGAGATTTCCTTAGACATTGCTTTTGGTACCCTGGTGATGCTGCTCCTGGTTGGGCTATTGATAGCCTGGTCTGTTTCCATGACGCTGGCGCTGATTTTAGCTGTTTATCTGCTGATTAATCTCGCGTATAACCATGTGCTTAAAAACATACCTATTCTGGATGTGCTTTCCATTGCCAGCGGTTTCATGCTGCGCGTACTCGCAGGCACCATCGGCATTGGGCTGCCTATTTCCTGGTGGCTGACGATTACCGCCACCCTCGTGAGCCTGTTGATTGCTCTGGGTAAACGACGTCTGGAAAAACAGTTGGGTTTAAAATACGAAACCCGACCGGTGCTTAAAAAGTACTCCACCCGGGCATTGGATTTTCTCATTACCGGTGTGGCCGTCAGTTGTTTTGTTGCCTATTTGCTCTACACCCTTTTTGTTCATGACGAGGCGTTTTATTTTCTTTTGACCCTGCCTTTTGCTGCCATTGGTTTGTGGCGATTTGCCTGGTTCACCATGCAAGACAGCGACAGCGATGATCCGGTGTCCCTGTTTTTCAGCGACAATCTGTCGCGTTTTAACCTGCTCTGTTTTGTTTTGCTGACCTTAGTCGCATTAAGTCCGCTGGGCGTGTTGAATCAATGA
- a CDS encoding ATP-binding cassette domain-containing protein, producing the protein MRDNLVQISQLTFMRGAKCIFDKVDMTVERGKITAIMGPSGSGKTTLLRLIGAQLAPDSGEIRVDGQNLHQLSRKALFAARRKMGLLFQSSALFTHLNVFENVAFPLREHTNLNETMLRDVVLMKLQAVGLRGAAELMPAELSGGMVRRVALARTIALDPQLMMYDEPFTGQDPISMGVLVRLIKRLNQLLGTTTIIVSHDVEETCSIADYAYLIAGGRLIGHGTPLALKQSTEPQIKQFMHGEADGVVPFHYPAKPYTEELLDA; encoded by the coding sequence ATGCGAGATAATCTGGTGCAAATCAGCCAATTGACTTTTATGCGCGGCGCCAAGTGCATTTTTGATAAGGTTGATATGACTGTTGAGCGCGGGAAAATCACGGCCATTATGGGACCCAGCGGTAGCGGCAAGACGACTCTGCTGCGTTTGATCGGGGCGCAGCTTGCGCCAGACAGCGGCGAAATTCGTGTTGACGGCCAGAATCTTCATCAGTTGTCACGCAAAGCCCTTTTTGCAGCACGGCGAAAAATGGGTTTGTTATTCCAGAGCAGTGCCTTGTTTACCCATTTAAATGTCTTTGAAAACGTGGCGTTTCCCCTGCGTGAGCACACCAATCTCAACGAAACCATGCTGCGTGATGTGGTGTTAATGAAACTTCAAGCTGTGGGCCTACGGGGAGCGGCTGAATTAATGCCGGCGGAACTGTCCGGTGGAATGGTCAGGCGGGTAGCGCTGGCGAGAACCATTGCTCTTGATCCGCAATTGATGATGTATGACGAACCCTTCACCGGTCAGGATCCCATTTCCATGGGTGTTCTGGTGCGTTTAATCAAGCGCCTGAACCAGTTGCTGGGCACAACAACCATTATCGTCTCCCATGATGTGGAAGAAACCTGCTCAATCGCAGACTACGCTTACCTCATTGCCGGCGGCCGACTGATCGGTCATGGCACGCCGCTTGCCTTAAAACAATCGACAGAACCGCAGATTAAGCAGTTTATGCATGGCGAGGCTGACGGCGTGGTGCCGTTCCACTACCCTGCAAAACCCTATACTGAGGAGTTGTTAGATGCTTGA
- a CDS encoding phospholipid-binding protein MlaC — protein MQKIKTLLFFMACSLTSLLWAASNPVPMLETAANQILSTLEKNKASLKNNPQVIYRAVEQSLLPNVDVSGMSRSVLGRQAWMKATPSERQQFSQAFTQLVIRTYASPLAEYTDETVKFLPVRGSLEGRFLRVNSLIVRSNGKNIPLSYSLVAKNGQWKIYDLSVEGVSLLQSFRSQFAQALQNSNMQDLIKQMRERSKKAA, from the coding sequence ATGCAAAAAATAAAAACCCTTCTTTTTTTCATGGCCTGTTCACTGACCTCTTTATTATGGGCGGCTTCCAACCCCGTTCCCATGCTGGAGACCGCAGCGAATCAAATTCTTTCCACCCTGGAAAAAAACAAGGCCTCCTTAAAAAACAACCCACAGGTGATCTACCGCGCCGTCGAGCAATCACTGCTGCCAAATGTTGATGTCAGCGGCATGTCGCGCTCGGTGCTGGGACGTCAGGCCTGGATGAAAGCGACCCCGAGCGAGCGTCAGCAATTTTCTCAGGCGTTTACGCAACTGGTTATTCGCACCTATGCCAGCCCCTTGGCTGAATACACCGATGAAACCGTAAAATTTCTGCCTGTACGGGGATCGCTTGAAGGGCGGTTTTTACGGGTAAACAGCCTCATTGTCCGATCCAATGGCAAAAACATTCCGTTAAGTTACAGCCTTGTGGCTAAAAATGGCCAATGGAAGATTTATGATTTGAGCGTGGAGGGAGTGAGTCTGCTGCAGAGTTTCCGTTCCCAGTTTGCTCAGGCGCTGCAGAATTCCAATATGCAGGACCTCATTAAGCAAATGCGCGAACGCAGTAAAAAAGCAGCTTAA
- the mlaE gene encoding lipid asymmetry maintenance ABC transporter permease subunit MlaE, whose translation MLDRIARFGGRGLNTLQTVGNSGLFLLGIFARKPDLPRLWPALRVQLYSVGFLSFLIIVVSALFIGMVVGLQGYNTLQKFGAASQLGQLLALSIARELGPVISALLFAGRAGSALTAEIGLMKATEQLASMDMMGVDPLGRVIYPRFLAGLISLPLLALIFSAVAVYGGYFIGVEWLGVDAGSFWSNMQASVNFRLDVVSGMIKSIVFAFVVVWIAVFQGFSCIPTAEGISQATTRTVVYSSLAVLGLDFLLTAMMIGGW comes from the coding sequence ATGCTTGACAGAATTGCACGCTTCGGCGGGCGTGGTTTGAATACATTGCAGACTGTAGGCAATTCCGGTCTTTTTTTATTGGGAATTTTTGCCCGCAAGCCTGATTTGCCGCGGTTATGGCCGGCTTTGCGTGTGCAATTGTATTCCGTTGGCTTTCTTTCTTTTTTAATTATTGTAGTATCCGCACTGTTTATCGGCATGGTGGTCGGTTTGCAGGGGTATAATACCTTGCAGAAATTTGGCGCAGCCAGCCAACTGGGGCAGTTGTTGGCCTTAAGCATTGCACGTGAACTGGGTCCGGTGATCAGCGCCTTGCTGTTTGCGGGCCGTGCCGGCTCTGCCTTGACGGCAGAAATTGGCCTCATGAAGGCCACCGAGCAATTGGCCAGCATGGACATGATGGGGGTGGATCCTTTAGGCCGTGTCATTTACCCCCGTTTTTTAGCCGGGTTGATATCCCTGCCTTTGTTAGCCCTTATTTTTTCAGCCGTGGCGGTTTATGGCGGGTATTTCATCGGTGTGGAGTGGTTGGGCGTGGATGCAGGAAGCTTTTGGTCCAACATGCAAGCCTCGGTTAACTTCCGGCTCGACGTGGTCAGCGGAATGATTAAAAGTATAGTTTTCGCTTTTGTTGTAGTGTGGATAGCTGTGTTTCAGGGATTCAGTTGTATTCCTACTGCCGAAGGTATCAGTCAGGCAACGACCCGAACAGTTGTGTATTCATCATTGGCGGTGTTGGGGCTTGATTTTTTATTGACAGCAATGATGATTGGAGGTTGGTGA
- a CDS encoding NUDIX hydrolase, whose product MSNEKEWFKTINEIQAIAQNGLAYCKNEFDQERYLRLRELAAQLAAPTSEKAPDIAHLFSFETGYATPKLDVRAFIVKNHKILLAQEKSDGLWSLPGGWVDVNESPSESVIRETREETGFHVKVIRLMALWDKLKHDHPPQWPHAYKCFFHCDIESGEVRPDKEIAQVDFFAIETLPPLSIHRVTEKQLQRLYETIGKREALFD is encoded by the coding sequence ATGTCCAATGAAAAGGAATGGTTTAAAACCATTAATGAAATTCAGGCGATAGCCCAGAATGGCCTTGCTTATTGCAAGAATGAATTTGATCAGGAACGCTACCTGCGCCTGCGTGAGCTGGCGGCTCAGCTTGCTGCACCCACCAGTGAGAAAGCGCCTGACATTGCCCATTTATTCAGCTTTGAAACAGGCTATGCCACCCCCAAGCTGGATGTGCGGGCCTTTATTGTCAAAAATCACAAGATACTGCTGGCTCAGGAAAAGTCCGATGGTTTATGGTCTCTGCCGGGAGGGTGGGTGGATGTCAATGAATCGCCATCGGAATCCGTTATCCGTGAAACCCGGGAGGAAACCGGGTTTCACGTCAAGGTGATTCGTTTAATGGCGCTTTGGGACAAGCTCAAACACGATCATCCGCCGCAATGGCCGCATGCCTATAAATGCTTTTTCCATTGTGACATTGAATCTGGCGAGGTTAGGCCAGACAAGGAAATTGCTCAGGTGGATTTTTTTGCCATTGAAACCTTGCCGCCACTTTCCATCCACCGGGTGACAGAAAAGCAGCTGCAACGTCTTTATGAAACAATCGGGAAGCGCGAAGCCTTGTTTGATTAA
- a CDS encoding lipid asymmetry maintenance protein MlaB, protein MPTFKPDNPMTFDTAEACRRRLVDFLKQTRESDVIMDLSEVSHCDSAGLALLIEAQRLCRQLHKRCQITNIPPLVHALAEFCGLEKIVVS, encoded by the coding sequence ATGCCAACGTTCAAACCAGACAACCCAATGACTTTCGATACCGCGGAGGCCTGCCGTCGCCGCCTTGTTGATTTTCTTAAACAAACGCGTGAATCGGATGTGATCATGGATTTAAGTGAAGTCAGCCATTGCGACAGCGCGGGGCTTGCGTTGCTGATTGAGGCACAGCGCCTGTGTCGACAATTGCATAAACGCTGCCAGATCACTAATATTCCGCCCTTAGTCCATGCGCTCGCCGAATTTTGCGGTTTGGAAAAAATCGTGGTCTCCTGA
- a CDS encoding BolA family protein, producing the protein MINNEEIEKKLSVIEGVHVVKVEGDGYHYHLTIVSDAFVGKTRVARQQWVYAQLKEYITSGRLHALTMKTWTQEEWGKQHG; encoded by the coding sequence ATGATTAACAATGAAGAAATAGAAAAAAAATTGTCAGTAATCGAGGGCGTTCATGTCGTTAAGGTGGAGGGTGATGGGTATCATTATCACTTGACCATTGTGTCGGATGCGTTCGTGGGCAAAACCCGGGTGGCTCGACAGCAATGGGTGTATGCGCAGTTAAAAGAATATATTACCAGCGGTCGTCTTCATGCCTTGACGATGAAGACCTGGACTCAAGAAGAATGGGGGAAGCAGCATGGATAA
- the truD gene encoding tRNA pseudouridine(13) synthase TruD codes for MFDVTNWAYADGKPESTAVIKSNPDDFQVNEKLGFELSGEGEHLYLYIEKRGLTTEDLVKALAGCLNKPVKAISYAGLKDKHAVTRQWICVHSLHNDVAEPDSLAGEGWRVVASQRHLKKLKTGVLAANAFQLILRAVDNPKDVEARLQRIKQQGVPNYFGDQRFGSQNLEKAWQLLTRNYRVKNPFLRGLYYSAARSFLFNHVLSARVSQGNWNQALAGDVMQLAGTHSIFTVEDIEESIQSRIDEWDISPAGPLWGEGKERVSLAALAIQQQALEPYADWCQGLEAQGLQRAYRPFVLAIRDLNWLWFEPDCLQLQFELPPGSYATSVVRELTRCPE; via the coding sequence ATGTTTGATGTAACCAACTGGGCTTATGCTGATGGAAAGCCCGAATCCACCGCGGTGATTAAAAGTAATCCGGATGATTTTCAGGTCAATGAAAAACTGGGTTTTGAGCTGAGCGGTGAAGGGGAACACCTTTACCTATACATTGAAAAGCGCGGGCTCACCACGGAAGACCTGGTCAAAGCCCTGGCTGGCTGCCTCAACAAACCCGTCAAAGCCATTTCCTATGCGGGTTTAAAAGACAAGCATGCCGTCACCCGCCAATGGATTTGTGTGCACAGTTTACACAATGATGTGGCTGAACCGGATTCATTGGCTGGTGAAGGCTGGCGGGTTGTTGCCAGTCAACGACACCTTAAAAAATTAAAAACCGGGGTACTGGCTGCCAATGCCTTTCAACTCATTCTTAGGGCTGTTGATAATCCGAAGGATGTTGAAGCCCGACTGCAACGGATTAAGCAGCAGGGCGTGCCCAACTATTTTGGCGATCAGCGTTTCGGCAGCCAGAATCTTGAAAAAGCCTGGCAGCTTTTAACCCGAAATTACCGCGTCAAAAATCCTTTTTTGCGCGGCCTGTATTATTCGGCGGCGCGGTCTTTCCTGTTCAACCACGTGTTATCCGCCCGGGTGAGTCAAGGCAACTGGAATCAGGCCTTGGCTGGCGATGTCATGCAACTGGCGGGTACGCACAGCATTTTTACGGTGGAGGACATCGAGGAAAGTATACAGTCGCGTATCGATGAATGGGATATTTCTCCGGCTGGTCCTTTGTGGGGAGAGGGGAAGGAGAGGGTGAGTCTTGCGGCGCTGGCTATCCAGCAACAGGCCCTTGAGCCCTATGCGGATTGGTGCCAAGGGTTGGAAGCGCAGGGTTTACAGCGTGCTTACCGTCCCTTTGTGCTGGCAATCAGGGACTTAAACTGGCTCTGGTTTGAGCCCGATTGCCTTCAACTGCAGTTTGAATTACCGCCCGGGAGTTATGCCACCAGCGTGGTACGGGAGTTAACCCGATGCCCGGAATAG
- a CDS encoding DUF5617 domain-containing protein, producing the protein MKIIIIGPAGSGKSTLRLLLAGERYAKVPSLSFGTEESKFSVGNEKVSLQEAAAMPPELVKYWFKDSQALLYCVDLSLAKPHHDSVKYAIEEIEAFQKVNPDAPIILVGTHADQARKVPETQFKEINQSFGNRFNRAVAVSMTREHALEADFVDNLRQDVLGPLLKKESTQENMETAIVVREVYKYQQPPKPFPQSYERLWQKEAGLSNKLESEASDFRAALEILRDYSKSNNPDTCSFFGSTIKLAVTRHLLRHHTDVVDELYKKYYDKEDATAADLINALKLELINQGDTLNLTGSLAQRIRFIERKANLKPTDFFELNEQIDERKIPISAPK; encoded by the coding sequence ATGAAAATTATTATTATTGGACCCGCCGGTTCAGGTAAATCCACCCTGAGGCTTTTATTGGCAGGTGAGCGCTACGCAAAGGTGCCTTCCCTTTCTTTTGGAACAGAGGAAAGCAAATTCAGCGTCGGCAATGAAAAAGTTAGCCTTCAAGAAGCGGCGGCTATGCCCCCGGAATTAGTTAAATACTGGTTTAAAGACTCCCAGGCTTTACTCTATTGTGTTGATTTAAGCCTGGCAAAACCACACCATGACTCGGTGAAATACGCGATTGAAGAGATTGAGGCGTTTCAAAAAGTCAATCCGGATGCTCCAATTATTTTAGTCGGAACCCATGCCGATCAGGCAAGAAAGGTACCGGAAACCCAATTTAAAGAAATCAATCAATCATTCGGTAATCGATTCAACCGGGCTGTTGCTGTTTCCATGACTCGCGAACACGCCCTCGAGGCGGATTTTGTCGACAACCTTCGCCAGGATGTTCTTGGCCCGCTGCTTAAAAAAGAATCGACCCAGGAGAACATGGAGACGGCCATCGTGGTCAGGGAGGTTTATAAATACCAGCAGCCGCCCAAACCCTTCCCCCAAAGTTACGAACGATTATGGCAAAAAGAGGCAGGCCTGAGCAATAAGCTTGAAAGCGAGGCCAGTGACTTTCGCGCGGCCCTTGAAATTCTAAGAGACTACAGCAAGAGCAACAACCCCGACACCTGTTCTTTTTTTGGGTCAACAATTAAACTGGCTGTCACAAGGCATTTGCTTCGTCATCACACTGACGTCGTCGATGAACTATATAAAAAATATTACGACAAGGAAGATGCCACGGCGGCTGACTTGATCAACGCATTAAAGCTAGAACTGATTAACCAGGGGGATACGCTTAATCTGACAGGCAGTCTGGCGCAGCGCATTCGGTTTATCGAGCGGAAAGCCAATCTGAAACCCACTGATTTTTTTGAGTTGAATGAGCAGATTGACGAAAGAAAAATTCCCATCAGTGCCCCTAAATAA